A region of Chitinophaga horti DNA encodes the following proteins:
- a CDS encoding SusC/RagA family TonB-linked outer membrane protein translates to MEKKSTLLMRAAMQGFLLLLLSFHAFAQNRQVTGKVTDAKDGTPLPGVTIQIKGTTTGSQTGPDGTFKLEAPPTATTLVFSIIGYENQEVPMGSEPLNVKMGASVKSLKDVVVIGYGTQRQAEVTSSVATVKPEDFNQGGSRNPLDLVQGKVAGLSITRAGGNNPNGGVSIQLRGASTLSAGLQPLIVIDGVPGGNLDLLQQDDIASFDVLKDGSAAAIYGTRASNGVILITTKRGRAGEPTYAYSTYFQRDAVAKRPDMLSATDYLKLPGTTDLGGRIQMYDLLLDEQNLSQYHNLSASGGTGNSNYRASLYYNDQNGISIDNSRRQYGGRVNVNQTGLQGKLSMQMNVAANFNKANLNGGAGGDFEQAVQRNPTAPIFNADGTYLETNAFNNYNPLARLQQTLNERDQQTLSGDVKFTLELMKGLKLSATGALIRNSWNDREYRSKESRSSMIDYNGGGYARKHNQIDFNKTFEGVIDYSTTINEDHSITALAGYSYQYFTSEIFSANNNGFLTDAFLDWNLGAGNAITNNALKRPGLGSSKEDNTLVAFFGRLSYSYKQKYMAQVVLRREGSSRFGANNKWGTFPAASVGWAINKEDFLAGNAAINQLKLRLGYGVTGRQDGVANYGSLVTLSTGGQYLQNGTWSQTYGPSVNPNPNLKWEQKREWNFGIDYGFLNYRISGSIDLYQRNTVDLLAQYRAQQPPYIHDQLFTNVGEISNKGIELIVSATPVSTKDFTWNTDVTFTYQHNKLESLSNDLFKATYFEYGSLPSPGALGNAIRVQEGQPLGNFYGKRFAGFDTDSTWLFYNAKGERVGADQITANDYTVIGNGIPKFLASWSNTLKYKNFDLTVFFRGKFKYDILNLQDLYFGNAKWLPNNVLRSAITKNARLKDDPQYSDYYLEKGGFVKLDNITLGYNFKLNTKYISNLRVYASGRNLVTMTQYSGLDPELEDNGLTTSIDNRGFYPRTQSYTIGLNVGF, encoded by the coding sequence ATGGAGAAGAAATCCACGCTTCTTATGCGGGCGGCAATGCAGGGCTTTCTGTTATTGCTGTTATCATTTCACGCCTTTGCGCAGAACAGGCAGGTTACAGGTAAGGTGACCGATGCGAAAGACGGTACGCCGCTACCCGGCGTCACCATCCAGATAAAAGGCACGACCACGGGTTCGCAAACCGGCCCCGATGGTACGTTTAAGCTGGAAGCACCACCTACAGCCACTACACTCGTATTTTCTATTATCGGTTATGAAAACCAGGAAGTGCCCATGGGCAGCGAACCATTGAACGTGAAAATGGGCGCCTCCGTAAAATCACTGAAGGACGTTGTGGTAATCGGTTACGGTACACAACGCCAGGCGGAAGTAACGTCCTCCGTTGCAACAGTGAAACCCGAAGACTTTAACCAGGGCGGTTCCCGCAACCCGCTGGATCTCGTGCAGGGTAAGGTGGCTGGCTTAAGCATTACGCGCGCAGGTGGTAACAACCCGAACGGCGGCGTATCCATCCAGCTGCGTGGTGCCAGTACCTTGTCTGCCGGTTTGCAGCCATTGATCGTAATCGACGGTGTGCCCGGCGGTAACCTCGACCTGCTGCAGCAAGACGACATCGCCTCTTTCGACGTGTTGAAAGATGGATCGGCAGCCGCGATTTACGGTACGCGTGCGAGCAATGGGGTAATCCTCATTACGACGAAGCGTGGCCGGGCAGGAGAGCCTACTTACGCTTACTCGACTTACTTCCAGCGCGATGCGGTGGCCAAAAGGCCGGATATGCTCAGCGCAACAGATTACCTCAAATTGCCAGGCACCACCGACCTCGGTGGCCGCATCCAGATGTATGACCTGCTGCTCGACGAACAGAACCTGAGCCAGTATCATAACCTCTCTGCCTCAGGCGGAACGGGCAATAGCAACTACCGGGCATCATTGTACTACAATGACCAGAACGGTATTTCCATCGACAACTCACGCAGGCAATATGGTGGTCGTGTAAACGTCAATCAGACAGGTTTACAGGGTAAACTGAGCATGCAAATGAACGTAGCCGCCAACTTCAACAAAGCGAACCTGAACGGTGGTGCAGGCGGCGACTTCGAACAGGCAGTGCAACGTAACCCTACTGCGCCCATCTTTAATGCAGACGGCACTTACCTGGAAACAAACGCATTCAACAACTACAACCCGCTGGCCCGTTTACAACAAACGCTCAACGAGCGCGATCAGCAAACGCTTTCCGGCGATGTGAAGTTTACGCTCGAATTAATGAAAGGTCTGAAACTGTCAGCTACCGGTGCGTTGATCCGCAACAGCTGGAACGATCGTGAATATCGCTCTAAAGAATCACGCTCGTCCATGATCGATTACAATGGTGGCGGTTATGCCAGAAAGCACAACCAGATCGACTTCAATAAAACATTTGAAGGTGTGATCGATTACAGCACTACGATCAATGAAGATCATAGCATCACTGCCCTGGCAGGTTACAGCTATCAATACTTCACTTCTGAAATTTTCAGTGCGAACAATAACGGCTTCCTGACAGATGCGTTTCTGGACTGGAACCTCGGCGCCGGTAACGCGATTACCAACAACGCGCTGAAACGCCCGGGACTTGGATCGAGCAAAGAGGATAACACGCTGGTGGCGTTTTTCGGCAGGTTGAGCTACTCGTATAAACAGAAGTACATGGCGCAGGTAGTACTTCGCCGCGAAGGTAGCTCCCGCTTTGGTGCGAACAACAAATGGGGTACGTTCCCCGCTGCATCCGTAGGTTGGGCGATTAACAAGGAGGATTTCCTGGCAGGCAACGCAGCCATCAACCAGTTAAAACTGCGTTTAGGTTATGGCGTTACCGGCCGTCAGGATGGTGTAGCCAACTACGGTTCGCTCGTTACGCTCAGCACTGGCGGTCAGTACCTGCAAAACGGTACCTGGTCACAAACCTACGGCCCTTCCGTAAACCCCAATCCCAACTTAAAATGGGAACAGAAAAGAGAGTGGAACTTCGGTATCGACTACGGTTTCCTCAATTACAGGATCAGCGGTTCGATCGATTTGTATCAACGTAATACCGTCGACCTGCTTGCACAATACAGAGCCCAGCAGCCGCCTTACATCCATGACCAGTTATTTACCAACGTAGGTGAAATTTCCAATAAAGGTATTGAGCTGATCGTAAGCGCAACACCGGTATCTACCAAAGACTTCACCTGGAACACAGACGTAACGTTCACGTACCAGCACAACAAACTGGAATCACTGTCCAACGACTTGTTTAAAGCTACTTACTTCGAGTACGGCTCACTGCCTTCTCCAGGCGCGCTTGGTAACGCGATCCGTGTGCAGGAAGGTCAGCCGCTCGGTAACTTCTACGGCAAACGTTTCGCCGGTTTCGATACTGACAGCACCTGGTTGTTCTACAACGCAAAAGGCGAAAGGGTAGGGGCCGACCAGATTACTGCCAACGACTATACGGTAATTGGTAATGGTATTCCTAAATTCCTGGCATCCTGGAGCAACACGCTGAAGTACAAAAATTTTGACCTCACGGTATTCTTCCGCGGTAAGTTTAAGTACGACATCCTCAACCTGCAGGATCTGTATTTCGGTAACGCGAAATGGCTGCCAAACAACGTACTGCGCAGCGCCATCACTAAAAACGCCCGCCTGAAAGATGATCCGCAGTACTCCGATTACTACCTGGAGAAAGGTGGTTTCGTAAAACTGGATAACATCACGCTGGGCTACAACTTCAAACTGAATACGAAGTACATCAGTAACCTGCGCGTATATGCATCAGGCCGTAACCTGGTTACTATGACGCAATACAGCGGCCTTGACCCCGAGCTGGAAGATAACGGTCTTACGACGAGCATCGACAACCGTGGATTTTATCCGCGTACACAGTCGTACACAATCGGGTTGAATGTTGGTTTCTAA
- a CDS encoding RagB/SusD family nutrient uptake outer membrane protein, which translates to MKKLMILLTAVTGLAACTDLDENVYSRINADNFYHNKGEVLAAVTRPYTHANAWAAPTGQNGYWRLSELSADQLAWPQKGRHGYDGGDWIRLHYHTWVPLEGTIENAWRLMFSGMGFCNNTLKDLAAVDFAQIGMTEQEKGELLAETRVLRAWHYLKLMDLFGKLPIATVPGEGFNPETKERPEVFAWIEKEILDNMDSLPVLTTALAGRVTKAAALSMLAELYINAEVWTGTPRYADCIAVCNRIIAGEGGALTGSAPVLENDIYKAFNNTNHLSTENLFQIAYDLRQGDFNFGWNGDFWHYRQREIYNVDRDGNNGIVVIPSAYDAFEDNDLRKTGWMLIGPQVKKTNGQPVLGTEEYSGKPLVFVKEIRRNSEGETGEGGMTRGEENSGARFAKYVPGELTDEVNYWGNDFVLYRLTEIYLWKAEAIMRGNGKVANAEAVTLVNDVRKRAFTAQDWVNEAYTAATLTLDELLAERGREFIFEGKRRQDLIRFGKFTTATWWDHPASGQAKWNVFPIPQNQRALNPNLGQNTGYE; encoded by the coding sequence ATGAAAAAGCTTATGATATTACTGACTGCTGTAACCGGACTGGCCGCTTGTACGGACCTGGACGAAAACGTGTACAGCAGGATCAATGCAGATAATTTTTATCACAACAAAGGCGAAGTGCTGGCAGCAGTTACACGCCCTTACACCCACGCCAACGCCTGGGCTGCACCAACCGGACAAAATGGTTACTGGCGCTTAAGTGAGCTGTCGGCCGACCAGCTGGCATGGCCGCAGAAGGGCCGCCATGGCTACGATGGTGGCGACTGGATACGGTTGCACTATCACACCTGGGTGCCGCTGGAAGGTACGATCGAAAACGCCTGGAGGCTCATGTTCTCCGGTATGGGTTTTTGTAACAATACACTCAAAGACTTAGCCGCCGTGGATTTCGCGCAGATCGGCATGACGGAGCAGGAAAAAGGAGAGCTGCTCGCGGAAACGCGTGTACTGCGCGCCTGGCATTATCTCAAACTGATGGACCTGTTCGGCAAACTGCCCATCGCCACCGTTCCCGGCGAAGGCTTTAACCCCGAAACCAAGGAACGTCCGGAAGTGTTTGCATGGATCGAAAAGGAAATCCTCGACAACATGGATTCCCTGCCTGTACTCACTACCGCTTTAGCAGGCCGCGTAACCAAGGCGGCTGCGCTCAGCATGCTGGCAGAATTGTACATTAACGCTGAAGTGTGGACGGGTACACCGCGTTACGCCGATTGTATCGCTGTGTGTAACCGCATTATTGCGGGCGAAGGTGGTGCCCTTACAGGCAGCGCTCCGGTGCTGGAAAATGATATCTACAAGGCGTTTAACAATACCAATCACCTTTCCACCGAAAACCTGTTCCAGATCGCGTACGACCTTCGGCAGGGCGACTTCAACTTTGGCTGGAACGGTGACTTCTGGCATTACAGGCAGCGTGAAATTTACAACGTAGACCGCGACGGTAACAATGGTATCGTAGTAATCCCGTCTGCATACGACGCGTTCGAGGACAACGATCTGCGTAAAACAGGCTGGATGCTCATCGGTCCGCAGGTGAAAAAGACCAATGGTCAACCTGTGTTGGGCACCGAAGAATATAGCGGCAAACCGCTGGTGTTCGTAAAAGAGATCCGCCGTAACTCCGAAGGTGAAACCGGCGAGGGTGGTATGACCCGCGGTGAAGAGAACAGCGGTGCGCGTTTTGCAAAATATGTACCCGGTGAATTGACAGATGAGGTGAACTATTGGGGTAACGACTTCGTGCTGTACCGTCTCACCGAAATCTATCTGTGGAAAGCAGAGGCCATCATGCGTGGCAATGGCAAAGTGGCTAACGCAGAGGCAGTAACGCTGGTGAACGATGTGCGTAAACGTGCATTCACTGCACAGGACTGGGTAAACGAAGCCTACACCGCGGCAACGCTTACTTTGGACGAGCTATTGGCAGAACGGGGAAGAGAGTTTATCTTTGAAGGCAAACGCCGCCAGGACCTTATCCGGTTCGGTAAGTTTACCACCGCTACCTGGTGGGACCACCCGGCATCCGGTCAGGCTAAATGGAACGTGTTCCCGATCCCGCAAAATCAACGGGCGCTGAACCCGAACCTCGGCCAGAACACCGGGTACGAATAA
- a CDS encoding GH92 family glycosyl hydrolase, which translates to MKKFGWLLLSMGVFSAKAQIVTKVTDPVEWINPMMGTDSKVSLSNGNTYPVIALPWGMNFWTPQTNTMGNGWTYQYSADKIRGLKQTHQPSPWMNDYGQFSIMPVTGSMKFDEDSRASWFSHKAETAKPYYYSVYLADADVTAEIAPTERAARFRFTYPATDSAFIVVDAFDRGSYIKVIPSENKIIGYTTRNSGGVPKNFKNFFVIYADKPFTVSKAWNGKNKALAGDTLELTTNHAGAIVGFKTAKGEQVNLKVASSFISFEQAELNLKQELGKDDFETIKQKGKAAWNKELSRLDVEGGTIDQVRTFYSCLYRTLQFPRKFYEFDASGKVMHYSPYNGEVLPGYMFTDTGFWDTFRALFPFLTLMYPDLNSHMMEGLANAYKEGGWLPEWGSPGLRNVMIGSNSAAVIADSYLKGIRGYDINTLYEAILKNSENEGPMTAVGRKGVKYYNELGYVPYDVKINENAARTLEYAFDDFTIHQLAIALKRPQEEIARFEKRSQNWKNLFDPETKLMRGKNQDGTFQTPFNPFKWGDAFTEGNSWHYTWSVFQDIAGLAEKMGGRTAFAQMLDSVFKMPPVFDESYYGGVIHEIREMQIMNMGQYAHGNQPIQHMLYLYNYAGQPWKSQYWIRETMNKLYHATPDGYCGDEDNGQTSAWYVFGAMGFYPVTPGTQQYVIGTPLFKKLTVTLQDGKKFIINAPNNSDANFYIQSATLNGKAYDKNWLTHTDIQKGGTLDLKMGATPNKQKGTTEAAFPYSFSTFTTRK; encoded by the coding sequence ATGAAAAAATTCGGATGGCTGCTCTTATCAATGGGTGTGTTCAGCGCAAAAGCGCAGATCGTTACCAAGGTAACCGACCCCGTGGAGTGGATAAACCCAATGATGGGAACAGATTCCAAAGTATCCCTCTCCAATGGTAATACTTATCCCGTAATCGCATTGCCCTGGGGCATGAACTTCTGGACGCCCCAAACCAATACTATGGGTAATGGGTGGACGTACCAATACTCCGCCGACAAGATCCGCGGCCTGAAACAAACGCATCAGCCTTCCCCATGGATGAACGACTACGGCCAGTTCTCGATCATGCCGGTTACAGGCAGCATGAAGTTCGACGAAGATAGCCGTGCCAGCTGGTTCTCGCACAAAGCAGAAACCGCAAAGCCTTACTACTACAGCGTGTATCTCGCCGATGCAGATGTGACCGCGGAGATCGCGCCTACGGAAAGGGCTGCCCGCTTCCGTTTCACGTATCCGGCTACCGATAGCGCTTTTATCGTGGTGGATGCGTTTGACAGAGGTTCTTACATTAAAGTAATTCCATCAGAAAATAAGATCATTGGCTATACCACCCGCAACAGCGGCGGCGTACCGAAGAATTTTAAAAACTTCTTCGTCATCTATGCCGACAAACCTTTTACCGTATCCAAAGCCTGGAATGGTAAAAACAAGGCGCTCGCCGGCGATACGCTGGAACTGACGACCAACCACGCCGGTGCGATCGTAGGTTTCAAAACAGCGAAAGGCGAACAGGTAAACCTGAAAGTAGCATCTTCGTTTATCAGCTTTGAGCAAGCCGAGTTAAACCTGAAACAGGAACTGGGAAAAGATGATTTCGAAACCATCAAACAGAAAGGTAAAGCCGCCTGGAACAAGGAGCTGAGCCGTCTGGACGTAGAAGGCGGTACCATCGACCAGGTGCGCACGTTCTACTCCTGCCTCTATCGCACGTTACAGTTCCCGCGCAAGTTTTACGAGTTCGATGCAAGTGGTAAGGTAATGCACTACAGTCCATACAACGGTGAAGTGCTGCCCGGCTACATGTTTACCGATACCGGCTTCTGGGACACGTTCCGCGCGCTGTTCCCGTTCCTCACACTTATGTATCCTGACCTTAACAGCCACATGATGGAAGGCCTGGCCAATGCCTACAAAGAAGGTGGCTGGCTGCCGGAATGGGGTAGCCCCGGTTTGCGTAACGTGATGATCGGCTCTAACAGCGCCGCCGTTATCGCCGACTCTTACCTCAAAGGTATTCGTGGTTATGACATTAACACCCTGTATGAGGCGATCCTCAAAAACAGCGAAAACGAAGGCCCTATGACGGCTGTAGGCCGCAAAGGTGTGAAGTATTACAACGAACTGGGTTATGTGCCGTATGACGTTAAAATCAACGAAAACGCGGCCCGTACGCTCGAATATGCGTTCGACGATTTCACCATTCACCAGCTGGCGATTGCGCTGAAACGTCCGCAGGAAGAAATTGCCCGCTTCGAAAAACGTAGCCAGAACTGGAAAAACCTGTTCGATCCGGAAACGAAACTGATGCGCGGTAAAAACCAGGACGGTACTTTCCAAACGCCTTTCAACCCGTTCAAATGGGGGGATGCGTTTACCGAAGGTAACAGCTGGCACTACACCTGGAGCGTGTTCCAGGACATTGCCGGCCTGGCCGAAAAAATGGGTGGCAGAACGGCTTTCGCGCAAATGCTGGACTCTGTATTCAAAATGCCTCCGGTATTCGACGAAAGCTATTATGGTGGCGTGATTCACGAGATCCGTGAGATGCAGATCATGAACATGGGCCAATATGCACACGGCAACCAGCCTATCCAGCACATGTTGTACCTGTACAACTATGCCGGCCAGCCCTGGAAGTCGCAGTACTGGATCCGCGAAACGATGAATAAACTGTACCACGCTACACCTGATGGCTATTGCGGCGACGAAGATAACGGTCAAACCTCCGCCTGGTACGTGTTTGGCGCGATGGGTTTTTACCCGGTAACGCCTGGCACGCAGCAATATGTGATAGGTACGCCATTGTTCAAGAAGCTGACGGTGACCCTGCAGGATGGTAAGAAGTTCATTATCAATGCTCCCAACAACAGCGACGCGAACTTTTACATTCAGTCAGCTACGTTAAACGGTAAAGCATACGATAAAAACTGGCTTACCCATACCGACATTCAGAAAGGTGGTACACTCGACCTGAAAATGGGCGCTACGCCCAATAAACAAAAAGGAACGACTGAGGCGGCTTTCCCGTATTCTTTTTCTACCTTTACGACTCGAAAGTAA
- a CDS encoding SPFH domain-containing protein: MGLKDFFKKQLATVIDWENQQPGVLFHKYHFTSDEIKNRSKLIVGPGQGCILVYEGQMTEVITEEGTFDLSTDNHPFITTLLKLRQLFESEHKMRIYFYRRAECVNQHWGTSTPVKYVDPIYNFPVELGLHGNYSFKVTDPGAFFQNVVGSRDEYKTEEARELLQSRIPQTLAAHLAAAGLGYQQIDAQLENISAQLSAKLNETFTEIGFELTDFRINGTLFDKDTQARIRKIADVTADNLAAAQGGLNYVDMEKLKALRDAAANEGGMAGAGLQFGAGLELGKTMLGNKDADVDPVQQLQKLKLLLNEGIITQEEFDAKKKEWLSKM; the protein is encoded by the coding sequence ATGGGCTTAAAAGACTTCTTTAAAAAACAATTAGCCACCGTTATAGACTGGGAAAACCAGCAGCCGGGCGTACTGTTTCACAAATATCACTTCACCAGCGACGAGATCAAGAACCGTAGTAAACTGATCGTAGGGCCGGGGCAGGGTTGCATACTGGTGTATGAAGGCCAGATGACGGAAGTGATTACGGAAGAAGGCACCTTCGATCTCAGTACGGACAACCACCCGTTCATCACCACGCTGCTGAAGTTGCGCCAGTTATTCGAGAGCGAACATAAAATGCGTATCTACTTTTATCGCAGGGCAGAATGTGTGAACCAGCACTGGGGCACGTCTACACCGGTTAAATATGTAGATCCGATCTATAACTTCCCGGTGGAGCTGGGCCTGCACGGCAATTACTCGTTTAAAGTAACTGACCCCGGCGCATTCTTTCAGAATGTTGTTGGCTCCCGCGACGAGTACAAAACAGAAGAGGCCCGCGAGTTGCTGCAATCCCGCATACCACAAACGTTAGCGGCACACCTGGCTGCCGCCGGCTTAGGCTACCAGCAAATTGATGCCCAACTGGAAAATATATCTGCCCAGCTAAGCGCGAAGCTGAATGAAACCTTTACGGAGATTGGTTTTGAGCTGACCGACTTCCGCATCAACGGCACCCTGTTCGATAAAGATACCCAGGCCCGCATCCGTAAGATAGCAGATGTAACCGCCGATAATCTTGCCGCAGCGCAAGGGGGCTTAAATTACGTAGACATGGAAAAGCTGAAAGCCCTCCGCGATGCCGCCGCCAACGAAGGTGGTATGGCTGGTGCCGGCCTGCAGTTCGGTGCCGGGTTGGAATTAGGTAAAACGATGCTCGGTAATAAAGATGCAGATGTAGATCCTGTGCAACAGTTGCAGAAGCTGAAACTGTTGCTGAACGAAGGCATCATCACCCAGGAGGAGTTTGATGCGAAGAAGAAAGAGTGGTTGAGTAAGATGTAG
- a CDS encoding GH92 family glycosyl hydrolase, translating to MRKQLFTILLIAQAAAYPALAQTGEKLVSYVNPIIGTQKMGHVYPGATVPFGAVQLSPDTDTIPYEMNGKYNPDVYRYCAGYQYDDKTITGFSHTHFSGTGHSDLGDFLIMPTTGALQLNPGTANDPKSGYRSAFSHANEVAEPGYYKVKLDDHDITAELTASNRVGFHQYTFHKTQNAHIILDLMSGIYNYDNKNVWTFVRVVNDTLITGYRQTNGWARTRTVYFAMTFSKPIKQYGHRSYTSDVYRGFWRKFDVTQNFPEMAGRQLRAWFDFDTEEGEQIKIKFAISPVSQEGALANMRAEIPHWNFNQAKADAQSLWEKELNKIAIKTNSKEEKQNFYTAVYHTFLGPTTYMDTDGSYRGLDMNVHKANGFTNYTTFSLWDTYRALHPFFNVVQPKRNADMVQSMMAHYDQSVQKMLPVWSHYANENWCMIGYHSVSVIADAVVKGNAPFDANKALDACVATARYKKYDGLEYYMAMGYVPEDKNSSSVSKTLEYAYDDWAIAQMAQKLGRKDIYDEFIKRSAYWRNVYDASTGFMRPRMSDGSFRKEFDALKTHGQGFIEGNAWNYSLYVPQYPAEMIALMGGKKQFATHLDSLFTMHLPDEFFAETEDITRDGIIGNYVHGNEPSHHTAYLYNWTDQPWKTQERVRMILKKMYRPTPDGLGGNDDCGQMSAWYIFTTMGFYPVAPGSVEYSLGSPAVDAATIQLENGKTFAMEAKNQSDKNVYVQKVELNGKPLTKSVITHTDIMNGGKLTFYMGAKPNKKLYL from the coding sequence ATGAGAAAACAACTTTTTACCATCCTGCTGATCGCACAGGCGGCCGCCTACCCGGCGCTAGCACAAACGGGCGAAAAGCTGGTTTCATACGTAAATCCGATCATCGGTACCCAAAAAATGGGACACGTATACCCGGGCGCCACAGTTCCCTTCGGTGCTGTACAGCTTAGTCCGGACACCGATACGATCCCGTACGAGATGAATGGGAAGTACAATCCCGACGTATACCGCTACTGCGCAGGCTACCAGTACGACGATAAAACGATTACGGGCTTCAGCCACACGCATTTCAGCGGTACAGGCCACTCCGACCTCGGCGACTTCCTGATCATGCCGACTACCGGCGCGCTTCAGCTCAACCCGGGTACGGCGAACGATCCTAAAAGCGGTTACCGCTCTGCGTTTTCCCACGCCAATGAAGTGGCGGAACCAGGCTACTATAAGGTAAAGCTGGACGATCACGACATTACAGCCGAGCTCACCGCGAGCAACCGCGTAGGGTTTCATCAGTACACTTTTCACAAAACACAAAACGCACACATCATCCTCGACCTGATGTCGGGCATTTACAACTACGATAACAAAAACGTGTGGACGTTCGTTCGTGTCGTAAACGATACGCTGATCACCGGTTATCGCCAAACCAACGGTTGGGCGCGTACCCGTACGGTGTATTTTGCAATGACGTTCTCCAAGCCGATCAAACAATATGGTCACCGCAGCTACACCAGCGATGTGTACCGCGGCTTCTGGCGTAAGTTCGATGTTACACAGAACTTCCCTGAAATGGCGGGCCGCCAGTTAAGGGCGTGGTTCGATTTCGATACGGAAGAAGGAGAACAGATCAAGATCAAATTCGCGATTTCTCCTGTTAGCCAGGAAGGTGCGCTCGCCAACATGCGCGCCGAAATTCCGCACTGGAACTTTAACCAGGCCAAAGCAGATGCACAGTCATTGTGGGAAAAAGAACTGAACAAGATCGCAATTAAAACGAACAGCAAAGAGGAAAAACAGAACTTCTACACCGCAGTGTACCATACTTTCCTCGGCCCTACCACTTACATGGACACCGATGGCAGCTACCGCGGCCTGGACATGAACGTGCATAAGGCGAACGGCTTTACGAACTATACTACTTTCTCCCTCTGGGATACTTACCGCGCCCTGCACCCATTCTTTAACGTGGTGCAGCCGAAACGTAACGCCGACATGGTACAATCCATGATGGCGCACTACGATCAGAGCGTGCAAAAGATGTTACCGGTATGGTCACACTATGCGAATGAAAACTGGTGTATGATCGGTTATCACAGCGTATCGGTGATTGCAGACGCGGTAGTGAAAGGCAACGCGCCGTTCGATGCGAATAAAGCACTGGACGCCTGTGTGGCCACGGCTCGTTATAAAAAGTACGACGGACTGGAATACTACATGGCCATGGGTTATGTGCCGGAAGATAAAAACAGCTCCTCCGTATCCAAAACACTGGAGTATGCGTACGACGACTGGGCAATTGCACAAATGGCGCAGAAGCTGGGGCGCAAGGATATTTACGACGAGTTCATTAAACGCTCCGCCTACTGGCGCAATGTATACGACGCCAGCACAGGCTTTATGCGTCCGCGTATGAGCGACGGCTCGTTCCGCAAGGAGTTTGATGCGCTAAAAACACACGGTCAGGGCTTTATCGAAGGTAACGCATGGAACTACAGCCTGTACGTACCACAATACCCGGCCGAAATGATCGCGCTGATGGGTGGTAAGAAACAGTTCGCCACGCACCTGGACTCGCTGTTCACCATGCACCTGCCCGACGAATTTTTTGCCGAAACAGAGGACATTACCCGTGACGGCATCATCGGTAACTATGTGCACGGTAACGAACCCAGTCACCATACAGCTTACCTCTATAACTGGACCGACCAGCCCTGGAAAACACAGGAGCGCGTGCGTATGATCCTGAAGAAGATGTATCGCCCAACACCGGACGGTCTAGGTGGTAACGACGACTGCGGACAAATGAGCGCATGGTACATCTTCACCACGATGGGCTTTTACCCGGTTGCTCCCGGCTCCGTAGAATATTCACTGGGCAGCCCTGCGGTTGACGCGGCCACTATCCAGCTGGAGAATGGTAAAACCTTTGCCATGGAAGCAAAGAACCAAAGCGACAAGAATGTATATGTGCAGAAAGTGGAACTGAATGGCAAACCGCTCACTAAAAGCGTGATTACGCATACGGACATTATGAACGGTGGTAAACTCACGTTTTACATGGGTGCTAAGCCAAACAAGAAACTGTACCTTTGA
- a CDS encoding response regulator, translating to MNSIPDLRVILIDDNDIDLLLHEKLISLQQISRTVLSFTNANKALEFLSSNITLPHIPPTVILLDIQMPEMDGFEFLRSFDTYPQKIKSQCSIIMVSSSLDFGDISRTNANPLVVRLLKKPLQARELKDVIEGIFRDNY from the coding sequence ATGAATTCGATTCCTGACCTCCGCGTCATCCTCATCGATGATAACGATATCGATTTGCTGCTGCACGAAAAGTTGATTTCGTTGCAGCAAATCAGCAGGACTGTGCTCTCGTTCACCAATGCGAACAAGGCGCTGGAATTTCTGTCGTCTAATATCACCCTGCCACATATTCCCCCCACGGTGATCCTGCTCGACATCCAGATGCCTGAAATGGACGGGTTTGAGTTCCTGCGCTCGTTCGACACCTACCCCCAAAAAATTAAGTCACAATGCTCTATCATCATGGTATCGTCTTCGCTCGATTTCGGCGATATTAGCCGTACCAACGCCAATCCCCTCGTAGTCAGGCTCCTCAAAAAGCCCCTGCAGGCCAGGGAACTGAAAGACGTGATCGAAGGTATTTTCAGAGACAACTATTAA